gctgcgacgcgacagtcgcagaaaaatccatctcaaatggattttctgcgactgtcgcttcGCTGTCGCAGCGTGTCGCAtcttgcagtgcgacaccattatgacaaatgtcgttgtgtagacctagcctaacacaACAGTGACTTGAAGCCAGAAAGCTCCATGTCACAGTAACCAGGTAACCACGGGAGGCAGCCAGTAACAAAAATGGCCGCTCAGGCTTAATCACATGACTCTTACGTGCCCGCCCTGAGTCCTCTCTTCCTGTGTGGTGGCCTCCTAACCCGGAAGTGACCGTGTACGACGAGTCGCTTGGCTCAGACAGACAGCTCAGCATTAGCCCGGCTTCCTGCCTGCTAATTCATCAGTGACAGCCGCCCGTCCTCTCCGCCACAATGAACACAGTGCTGTCCAGGGCTAACTCCCTCTTCGCCTTCTCTCTGAGTGTTATGGCCGCTCTCACTTTCGGCTGTTTCATCACCACCGCTTTCAAAGACCGAGTGGTGCCTGTGAACATCCACGTCTCCCGGGTGACGCTGTGAGTACTGGCCGTGCAGGCTGCCCGTCCTGCCATATGCTCTTAAAGGGGGACTCCACTTGAGTGTCCTGGTGTGTAGATGAGGTTGGTGAGGTCCTCGAGCTGAAAGTCCACTTCCCAGAATGCATTGTTCTGGTGCATGCTCTTCTGACATGGTGCCCACTGCTACTTTAACTTGGTGCCAGCTACTGGAGGGTGGTACTATGGGCACCAGGGATCATAGACCCTGACCAGTGTCCCAGTGATGGAGACTGCTCCAGCTGTAGCATCTGTCCGTCACTGGTGCCAGTAATGGGAGTGATACTATGGGCACCAGGGATCATAGACCCCGACCAGTGTCCCAGTGATGGAGACTGCTCCAGCTGTAGCATCTGTCCGTCACTGGTGCCAGTAATGGGAGAGATACTATGGGCATCGGGGCCCGTAGACCCCGACCAGTGTCCCAGTGATGGAGACTGCTCCAGCTGTAGCATCTGGCCGTCACTGGTGCCAGTAATGGGAGTGATACTATGGGCATCGGGGCCCGTAGACCCCGACCAGTGTCCCAGTGATGGAGACTGCTCCAGCTGTAGCATCTGGCCGTCACTGGTGCCAGTAATGGGAGTGATACTATGGGCAGACCCCGACCAGTGTCCCAGTGATGGAGACTGCTCCAGCTGTAGCATCTGGCCGTCACTGGTGCCAGTAATGGGGAGTGATACTATGGGCATCGGGGCCCGTAGACCCCGACCAGTGTCCCAGTGATGGAGACTGCTCCAGCTGTAGCATCTGGCCGTCACTGGTGCCAGTAATGGGAGAGATACTATGGGCATCGGGGCCCGTAGACCCCGACCAGTGTCCCAGTGATGGAGACTGCTCCAGCTGTAGCATCTGGCCGTCACTGGTGCCAGTAATGGGAGTGATACTATGGGGCCCGTAGACCCCGACCAGTGTCCCAGTGATGGAGACTGCTCCAGCTGTAGCATCTGGCCGTCACTGGTGCCAGTAATGGGAGTGATACTATGGGCACCAGGGCTCGTAGACCCCGACCagtttctcagtttttccatgaTGGAGATAGCTCCAGCTGTAGCATACGATCATCACTGGTGCCAGTAATGGGAGAGATACTATGGGCACCAGGGCTCATAGACACCGACCATGTAGCATCTGGCCGTCaccggtgccagtaataagagtgaTACTATGGGCACCTGGGCTCGTAGACCCCGACCAGTGTCCCAGTGATGGAGACTGCTCCAGCTGTAGCATCTGGCCGTCACTGGTGCCAGTAATGGGAGTGATACTATGGGCACCGGGGCCCGTAGACCCCGACCAGTGTCCCAGTGATGGAGACTGCTCCAGCTGTAGCATCTGGCCGTCACTGGTGCCAGTAATGGGAGTGATACAATGGACACCAGGGCTCATAGACCCCGACCAGTGTCTCTTGTTGTAGCATCTGGCCGTCACTGGTGCCAGTAATGGGAGTGATACTATGGGCACCGGGGCTCATAGACCCTGACCAGTGTCTCTTGTTGTAGCATCTGGCCGTCACTGGTGCCAACTCACAGAATGAACATAACTCAGTTCGAGGGAATATAGTAGAATATGGTCAGTTGTAAAGAACTTCACGGAATTACCATTAATTCtaagacataacttttaataaatcaTTGTTAAAAAGCCATTGGACCCTTCTGAtacaaaaattaataataaatgcCAAAATAAATCAAAAACATAAGTGTGGAAAGACTATATTCCACTGGCCTATGTTTTGCAGGATGGACAGCCAAGTATTTGTTTAATAGGCTGTTGGGGCAGTATCCCTAATGCTAACCCTATTAATATTGCCCTGCCtgcaaacggaatagccgccccaataggggcgatcccgtgtctcgtaCCTCCTGTTGATCCCTAGAGGGCCCTAATATGGGTATTGGATACAGCAAGATaatgtttcacacgagcgaatccattgcgggaatcgcgctccgtgtgtgagtgtgatcctccgctctggacttgcaggagcgcacggcattatcatgaattataatgctatgtgtctctgcatggccttatttctacagaatcatactgacagctttatgtcactatgattctgtggaaaaaggtcatgcagagacacatagcattataattcatgataatgccgtgcgctcctgcaagtccagagcagaggatcacactcacacacggagcgcgattcccgcaatggactcgctcgtgtgaaaccgaCTGTTTCGCTGCAGTACAATACAGTATTTGTTACAAAGTAAACaaggaaaaaaaagtgttttataaaaataaagtgaaaaatataagGGCACCTTTCCAATCATCAAGCCACttctgaatataaaaaaaatagcagcaaaaAATAGTCTTAaagatcggctctataaaaatatccaatGATCTacccatcaggtgaacactgtaaaaaaacataaGAACGGCGCCAGAACACACAGTGTCATGTCAAGTGATCCCATCATCTGATTCCTTTACAAGACCATGACcagaaaactaaaataaatatggctctcagattgGCGacagaaaaatattattatttaaaaCATTTAGTTTTTGTCACTGTTTGACACTTACCCAGAAACCTGCCTCCAGATGTGCGGATACAGGGAAGGGGCATTATCCCATGTCGCCTTATACAGGGAAGGGGCATTATCCCATGTCGCCTTATACAGGGAAGGGGCATTATCCCATGTCGCCTTATACAGGGAAGGGGCATTATCCCATGTCGCCGGATACAGGGAAGGGGCATTATCCCATGTCGCCAGATACAGGGAAGGGGCATTATCCCATGTCGCCGGATACAGGGAAGGGGCATTATCCCATGTCGCCGGATACAGGGAAGGGGCATTATCCCATGTCGCCGGATACAGGGAAGGGGCATTATCCCATGTCGCCGGATACAGGGAAGGGGCATTATCCCATGTCGCCGGATACAGGGAAGGGGCATTATCCCATGTCGCCGGATACAGGGAAGGGGCATTATCCCATGTCGCCGGATACAGGGAAGGGGCATTATCCCATGTCGCCGGATACAGGGAAGGGGCATTATCCCATGTCGCCGGATACAGGGAAGGGGCATTATCCCATGTCGCCGGATACAGGGAAGGGGCATTATCCCATGTCGCCGGATACAGGGAAGGGGCATTATCCCATGTCGCCGGATACAGGGAAGGGGCATTATCCCATGTCGCCGGATACAGGGAAGGGGCATTATCCAGTATAGGCTAGGGGTTAATCCCGGGCCTGAAGAGATGCTACACACGTTCTTCCCATGTTTCAGTCCAGCAGATGTTAATGTATCGCCCTTCACAATGCAGAGGGTTAAACCTGCTGCCGTGGAATACCAATAGATCCACTTGTGGGTAGATCCGTCCACCGCACGGGGTGAAAGGCGCCTGACATCACCATCTGTAATGTTTCCTTTCCTTGTCTTGCAGAGAGAATGTGGAAGATTTCACCGGCCCCAGAGAGAAGAGTGACCTGGGATTCCTCATATTTGATATAAATGCAGATATCCTTTCTTTTTTACAGAGCTGagtgattttatgttttttataggcTACTCTTTTATGCTTTTCCTGAATATTGAGAAACCTGATAACACATTCTGCAGGCACAAGGTTCTGTTTGCTCTCACTATGGCTGCCAGAATTAGGCCTGCAGCCAGTCTGTTCCTGGAAAATGGATTTTAGTTTGAAGTGACGGTGAAGTTGTAGTCTCTAGGTATGGTACTACTACTTACCTGCTTGTTAGCTGGGCCCTAATAGAATATAGCTAAAACTGTGTCAGTGACTACAGCTTAGCTGCATTGTGTAATGGGAGTGTGAGGTAGTCTGACAAATGCCTACTCTACCCTATCAGAGGCTGCTGCTCTGCCGTTCCCCATGCTTTAAATTACAGCTCTGCTTCTTTAGATGAGGTCCATGCACGGAATGCTGATTTACGGTTATTGGCTCCTAAACTGGTGAGAAAGATATGATCCAGTAGATATGCCATAGATGTGCTTAAATACCAGTTCTTCCTTGAGCAAGGCTTACTcgatcttaaaggggctgtccgggttcagagctgaacccggacataacctcttcttcacccaggcagcccccttgagATGAGCATCGGAGTATTTCATACTCTGATACacccccttgccctgcgctgaaccgtgcagggcaagggctttttcctCCAGTAACGTACCGGGTCTccgatacagcgcagggcaagggagtaaatgttcatctcagaggggctgcctgtgtGGAATAGATTCATCTCTGACCCCGGAAAGCCTCTTTAACAGGATCGTAGAGATCTGACCATGTCATACGTACAGATCAGCTTTgttaaactaaggctacttttacactggcgttttggctttccgtttctgagatccctcatgggctctcacaagcgttccaaaacagatcagtttttccctaatgcattctgaatggaaaaggatccactcggaatgcatcagttcaggctccgttccgctttggaggcggacaccacaatgctgcttgcagcgttttggtgtctgtctaacgaaactgagccaaatggatccatcctgacacgcaatgtaagtcaatggagacggatccgttttctctgacacaatctagcacaatagaaaacggatccatcctcttttgactttcaatggtgttcaagacagatccgttttggctatgttacagataatacaaacggatccgttctgaagggatgcagatggttgtattacctgaacggatgcgtttgtgcagatccatgacggatctgcaccaaaggcgagtgtggaagtagcctaacaATTATATGAGGATTATTCTACAGAGTCAAAGGTTACAagacacccttttatttcagaaacaaaaCGGAAAATGAAATATCTCAATACCCCAGAAAGTGATGGGTGCGGaggcctatcttttaggctatgtctGGAAAATGGCCACCATCTTAATAGCTGCCATATTGGATGAGGGCACatttttccaatgggaagggggtcatgtagCATATCGGAGAAGACTtgaattttctcagaaatcagTTGCtgcaatcagatttgcaatatctcaTGTGGTTGAAAcgttatcaacacagaaagttgCAACAGCTGGGAACATTCCCTGTGATACACAGCTGTTTGACATGTTCAGTGTGTTGTCCTTGGTGAACACAGAACTTTAAACTTTTGAACTTcctgtgttgataacttttgaaccacaagacatattgcaaatctgattgaggcaatgGATTTCTGAGAAAATTGATATGCTACATGGCCCCCGTCCTATTGGAAAACTttgcccttgatccaatatggTGGCTTTTAAGATAGCAGCCATGTTTAGGAACCTACCCATTACTGTCTGGTGTATTCGGATACTTAATTTTCCTTTTGTTTtagaaataaaagggtgtcctgagaCTTTTGACTCATCCTGTATAAAGGATACTCTCGTTTGAAAGCTCCTGGTTTCAGCAATTGTCACCTTTTTAAAGGGGCCGATCGTAGATAAAAATCTCCATAAGTTATAAAGTGTGTGTTAATTTCCCATTTATTATTTTGAGGATTATAATACATTGATCAGTTGATGTTGCCCATTTAGACAGGCCTTCTGTCATTTATAAATGCATTGTCATGAAATAATACAGTTTTTCTTAATAAACCTACATTTGCAACCGATATTTGACTGGAACGTGAAGCAGTTGTTCATATATCTCTCGGCAGAGTACTCAACTAAGAGTAATGTAAGTATTGTGTTCCCACCAAATGGGTGACCACATAGACCATAGATAAACCATTTGTTCCAGCACACAATGGCACGATGACCTCTCTTTTTGAAAGTAACCATTTGTAATGGACTAGACTTGGAGCCTATCAAAAGATGGCCACATCAGGATCCCGTTGGCTAAAATACAGCTATGTTCTTTATTCCGTGTTACAAAAATAATTTGCATATAGAAATATGTTTTATAATGTTAAATGGATCTGAAATTTAAAAGGGATATCCACTTTAGCcaatcccaactttttggaagtGTCCCCTTAGACTAAGCTGATCACAAATGGATCCACTGTAATCCACAGAGAAACCTGACTGTAATAGTTTTAATTTGCTGCAGTCCCACCAAAGGGGAAAAATGTTCTGTGGGCTACAGATGGTGATGACCTagtctttggataggtcatcaatatcagattactAAAGAACCCTAATAAACAGGCAGCCATGGTCCTTTGAAAGCAAATATGGACGTTTCATCTAACTTGTGGAAGGAAGACCGTTTCAGCAGTACTTCTATTGCACTGCTGACTGTTATCCTGATTGTGATCTCATGACCTCCCGACTGGCTGCAGGCTCTTTCGACCAGGTCCTGAATGGAAAGGATCCTGTGTCCTCCTGTTAGCACGCAGATAAACAGGAGCACATCCAGTTGAGACCTCAGCTTAAGAGACAGTCAGGAGGTGAGTACTGCTTAAACTTCCTTCCACAGgttagcagaaaaataaaatgttggcaaagccccagagaacccttttaataaaaCAGACCCTAACAG
This portion of the Bufo gargarizans isolate SCDJY-AF-19 chromosome 1, ASM1485885v1, whole genome shotgun sequence genome encodes:
- the SPCS3 gene encoding signal peptidase complex subunit 3, with product MNTVLSRANSLFAFSLSVMAALTFGCFITTAFKDRVVPVNIHVSRVTLENVEDFTGPREKSDLGFLIFDINADLQPIFDWNVKQLFIYLSAEYSTKSNALNQVVLWDKIILRGDNPKLSLKEMKSKYFFFDDGNGLKGNRNITLTLSWNVVPNAGILPLVTGSGHKSIPFPETYKTPMSY